Proteins co-encoded in one Vigna radiata var. radiata cultivar VC1973A unplaced genomic scaffold, Vradiata_ver6 scaffold_134, whole genome shotgun sequence genomic window:
- the LOC106753634 gene encoding uncharacterized protein LOC106753634 isoform X1 has translation MPDLPFQVGDLAESKSFQSGFRGAWFRCKIRDIRTKKAVISHLLEYFDYTDQKPSWIKLYQKPLTNIGKSKGLNKELMLRPSFPTFSRESEKLDVNAISEMTVIVNNTWKVGDLVDWYTDGCYWSGTVTKLLGNDKVQLVSEHVDLDLLICHIWCIFRRQLLCLPLLSSTTAIVFVGDHWIMITSSSDHQPCRNQSKKPPHALSCASITDVVLRRVKPMRCLPIARSSSNDHRLTCQSIPVAVIILLRILANGIHMINLLPPPLGEGLSYEALSKDLRPSLDWCPEKGWSVPIPVGDECRQPCARIIIPANSDVTDEVGRHTVRMHSSSSLNLKDYPDRSIARRKQSNSARNGMEINESDNVSSLHMDSSVENLEIASISRIYNEDPAKKSTDRSLYLNSMSSNTIEAAIMDLEELVNRIKWLRDVLNLRVSPLSDTKQSWEFSKHHPSCK, from the exons ATGCCTGATCTTCCATTCCAAGTTGGGGATTTGGCTGAGTCAAAGTCCTTTCAAAGTGGTTTTCGGGGTGCATGGTTTCGTTGCAAG ATTAGAGATATCCGCACGAAAAAAGCTGTCATATCCCATCTATTGGAGTATTTTGACTACACTGACCAAA AGCCAAGTTGGATCAAGTTGTATCAAAAGCCTCTAACTAATATTGGCAAGTCAAAGGGCTTGAACAAGGAACTGATGTTGCGACCTTCATTCCCTACTTTCTCTCGTGAAAGTGAAAAGCTTGATGTGAATGCCATATCAGAAATGACTGTTATTGTTAATAACACATGGAAAGTTGGGGATTTGGTAGATTGGTATACCGATGGTTGCTATTGGTCTGGAACTGTGACTAAATTATTGGGGAATGATAAAGTTCAG ttggtatcagagcatgttGATCTTGATCTGTTAATTTGTCATATCTGGTGCATTTTCCGCCGCCAACTGCTATGTCTGCCACTGTTGTCATCGACCACCGCCATAGTTTTCGTTGGTGACCACTGGATCATGATCACCTCTTCAAGTGACCACCAACCCTGTCGAAATCAGAGCAAGAAGCCTCCCCACGCATTGTCATGTGCGTCAATTACCGATGTTGTCTTGAGGCGGGTGAAGCCCATGCGGTGCCTTCCAATCGCCAGATCTTCTTCAAACGACCATCGTCTGACTTGCCAAAGCATTCCCG TTGCAGTTATCATTTTGCTGCGAATTTTGGCAAATGGCATACACATG ATTAATTTGCTTCCTCCTCCACTGGGTGAAGGGTTATCTTATGAAGCATTAAGCAAGGATTTGCGCCCATCTTTGGACTGGTGTCCTGAAAAAGGTTGGTCTGTGCCTATACCTGTG GGTGATGAATGTAGGCAGCCTTGTGCTCGTATAATCATTCCGGCAAATTCAG ATGTAACGGATGAGGTTGGTCGGCATACAGTAAGGATgcattcttcttcatctttaaatttgaaagaCTATCCGGATAGATCCATAGCAAGGAGAAAGCAAAGCAACAGTGCTAGAAATGGTATGGAGATTAACGAGTCTGATAACGTTTCAAGTTTACACATGGATTCGTCAGTTGAGAATTTGGAAATAGCTAGCATCAGTCGTATATATAATGAGGATCCCGCAAAGAAGAGCACCGACAGAAGTCTCTATCTCAATTCCATGTCTTCCAATACTATAGAAGCTGCAATCATGGACTTGGAGGAACTTGTGAACAGGATTAAATGGTTAAGGGATGTGTTGAATTTGAGGGTGTCGCCTTTATCAGATACTAAACAGTCTTGGGAGTTTTCGAAACATCATCCATCATGCAAATGA
- the LOC106753611 gene encoding uncharacterized protein LOC106753611 has product MAGKGVGSVTKAVAEYQYPWREKLVKYKDELAKGVWGYWNLGAWKPLSISARRRARLRKEVLLAGEDWPYDPERKEMKTRRKGHKCDRISAEKRENTAKLMEKMPQMLQDYKKRRWQKKMKEEDKGKL; this is encoded by the coding sequence ATGGCGGGCAAGGGTGTTGGTTCGGTGACAAAGGCAGTAGCAGAATATCAGTATCCCTGGCGTGAGAAGTTAGTGAAATACAAGGATGAACTTGCTAAGGGAGTATGGGGATACTGGAACCTGGGCGCGTGGAAGCCACTGAGTATCAGTGCTCGACGACGTGCCAGACTGCGAAAGGAAGTGCTCCTTGCTGGGGAAGATTGGCCTTATGATCCTGAAAGAAAGGAGATGAAGACCAGGAGAAAAGGACACAAATGTGATAGGATATCCGCCGAGAAGCGGGAAAACACGGCAAAGTTGATGGAGAAGATGCCCCAGATGTTGCAGGATTACAAGAAGAGAAGGTggcagaagaagatgaaggaagaAGACAAGGGAAAACTTTGA
- the LOC106753634 gene encoding uncharacterized protein LOC106753634 isoform X2, translating to MPDLPFQVGDLAESKSFQSGFRGAWFRCKIRDIRTKKAVISHLLEYFDYTDQKPSWIKLYQKPLTNIGKSKGLNKELMLRPSFPTFSRESEKLDVNAISEMTVIVNNTWKVGDLVDWYTDGCYWSGTVTKLLGNDKVQINLLPPPLGEGLSYEALSKDLRPSLDWCPEKGWSVPIPVGDECRQPCARIIIPANSDVTDEVGRHTVRMHSSSSLNLKDYPDRSIARRKQSNSARNGMEINESDNVSSLHMDSSVENLEIASISRIYNEDPAKKSTDRSLYLNSMSSNTIEAAIMDLEELVNRIKWLRDVLNLRVSPLSDTKQSWEFSKHHPSCK from the exons ATGCCTGATCTTCCATTCCAAGTTGGGGATTTGGCTGAGTCAAAGTCCTTTCAAAGTGGTTTTCGGGGTGCATGGTTTCGTTGCAAG ATTAGAGATATCCGCACGAAAAAAGCTGTCATATCCCATCTATTGGAGTATTTTGACTACACTGACCAAA AGCCAAGTTGGATCAAGTTGTATCAAAAGCCTCTAACTAATATTGGCAAGTCAAAGGGCTTGAACAAGGAACTGATGTTGCGACCTTCATTCCCTACTTTCTCTCGTGAAAGTGAAAAGCTTGATGTGAATGCCATATCAGAAATGACTGTTATTGTTAATAACACATGGAAAGTTGGGGATTTGGTAGATTGGTATACCGATGGTTGCTATTGGTCTGGAACTGTGACTAAATTATTGGGGAATGATAAAGTTCAG ATTAATTTGCTTCCTCCTCCACTGGGTGAAGGGTTATCTTATGAAGCATTAAGCAAGGATTTGCGCCCATCTTTGGACTGGTGTCCTGAAAAAGGTTGGTCTGTGCCTATACCTGTG GGTGATGAATGTAGGCAGCCTTGTGCTCGTATAATCATTCCGGCAAATTCAG ATGTAACGGATGAGGTTGGTCGGCATACAGTAAGGATgcattcttcttcatctttaaatttgaaagaCTATCCGGATAGATCCATAGCAAGGAGAAAGCAAAGCAACAGTGCTAGAAATGGTATGGAGATTAACGAGTCTGATAACGTTTCAAGTTTACACATGGATTCGTCAGTTGAGAATTTGGAAATAGCTAGCATCAGTCGTATATATAATGAGGATCCCGCAAAGAAGAGCACCGACAGAAGTCTCTATCTCAATTCCATGTCTTCCAATACTATAGAAGCTGCAATCATGGACTTGGAGGAACTTGTGAACAGGATTAAATGGTTAAGGGATGTGTTGAATTTGAGGGTGTCGCCTTTATCAGATACTAAACAGTCTTGGGAGTTTTCGAAACATCATCCATCATGCAAATGA